A stretch of Metabacillus sp. FJAT-52054 DNA encodes these proteins:
- a CDS encoding TVP38/TMEM64 family protein, whose product MKKTARLLLLAFAAGLLIWFNQSYLNISPEMIKGWILSLGAAGPVVYILLYTIRPLTLFPASILSLAGGLAFGPISGMIYIMAGASGGALVAFFLSRTFGRKMVPDSEWISSLKKIIEKNGFLYVLVLRILPIVNFDLISYAAGLTTIRWGTFLLATIIGIIPGTFAYSFLGSSFTSDNKMIIFIAIGIFIILAIIPILFRKKMKKWLFSNEENEVKKDA is encoded by the coding sequence TTGAAAAAAACAGCTAGACTGCTGCTGCTTGCTTTCGCGGCCGGCCTTCTCATATGGTTTAATCAGAGTTATTTGAACATAAGTCCGGAAATGATTAAAGGATGGATTTTATCGCTTGGTGCGGCTGGGCCCGTCGTGTATATTCTGCTTTATACAATTCGTCCTCTGACCCTCTTTCCAGCTTCGATCCTGTCACTGGCGGGAGGGCTCGCATTCGGTCCCATTTCCGGAATGATTTATATAATGGCAGGTGCAAGCGGAGGCGCACTGGTTGCATTCTTTCTCTCTCGTACCTTCGGCAGAAAAATGGTTCCAGATTCCGAATGGATTAGTTCTTTAAAAAAGATCATCGAAAAGAATGGTTTTCTGTATGTTCTCGTGCTGAGGATCCTGCCAATCGTAAATTTCGACCTGATCAGCTACGCGGCCGGCCTGACGACCATTCGCTGGGGCACCTTTTTGCTCGCGACCATTATTGGAATCATACCTGGTACGTTTGCCTACAGCTTCCTTGGATCGAGTTTTACATCAGATAATAAAATGATCATTTTTATTGCCATTGGCATTTTTATCATACTTGCCATCATTCCTATTCTCTTTAGAAAAAAAATGAAGAAATGGCTCTTTTCGAATGAAGAAAATGAGGTGAAGAAGGATGCTTGA
- a CDS encoding ABC transporter ATP-binding protein, whose amino-acid sequence MPYLVFNGTKQFHKKKILDGIQLSIQKGEILSLIGPSGTGKSTLLKCLAGIEALDEGQFFLNGKDVTLVPARKREVVLVFQQALLFPHMTVVENVEYGLKIHKVKKEAREQKVKRMLEKTEMLHAANQYPDELSGGEQQRAALARALVLEPKLLLLDEPFANVDPLLRDKLRIWVKSLLKEQNITSIFVTHDMEEAAMIGDEIAILHEGAILQKGTAREIYLRPANEKAASFYGDGMMQKQEFIPSHKLWISEVPSEHAWAGRVEGELYKYGQSFFRLSVDSGEQWITLPSSLPLKEGQTVYICKNPEEAAFLEKNS is encoded by the coding sequence ATGCCTTATTTAGTTTTTAATGGTACGAAGCAATTTCATAAGAAGAAAATCTTAGACGGAATTCAGCTCTCTATTCAGAAGGGGGAAATCCTATCTCTTATAGGGCCTTCCGGGACAGGAAAGTCCACCCTCCTTAAGTGCCTGGCAGGAATAGAAGCCCTGGATGAGGGTCAGTTTTTCCTGAATGGAAAGGACGTAACCCTTGTTCCTGCAAGAAAAAGAGAGGTGGTTCTCGTCTTTCAGCAGGCGCTGCTGTTTCCTCATATGACCGTTGTCGAAAATGTAGAGTATGGTCTTAAGATTCATAAAGTAAAAAAAGAAGCAAGAGAGCAGAAAGTAAAAAGGATGCTCGAAAAGACGGAAATGCTGCACGCGGCCAATCAGTATCCGGATGAACTGTCCGGAGGGGAGCAGCAAAGGGCTGCACTCGCAAGAGCCCTGGTGCTTGAGCCGAAGCTTTTGCTGCTCGATGAACCATTTGCGAACGTGGATCCTCTTTTGAGAGATAAATTGAGAATTTGGGTGAAAAGCCTGCTTAAGGAGCAGAACATTACATCCATTTTTGTTACACATGATATGGAAGAAGCAGCGATGATCGGCGACGAGATTGCCATATTGCATGAAGGAGCCATTCTTCAGAAGGGGACAGCACGAGAGATTTATTTGCGGCCGGCAAATGAAAAGGCGGCATCCTTTTATGGAGATGGCATGATGCAAAAACAGGAATTTATTCCCTCTCACAAGCTCTGGATATCTGAAGTCCCTTCTGAGCATGCTTGGGCAGGCAGGGTAGAAGGGGAATTATATAAATACGGACAGTCTTTTTTCCGGCTTTCAGTGGACTCCGGGGAACAGTGGATCACACTGCCATCATCGCTGCCTTTAAAAGAAGGGCAGACTGTTTACATCTGCAAAAACCCGGAGGAGGCTGCTTTCCTTGAAAAAAACAGCTAG
- a CDS encoding ABC transporter permease subunit: MKWFKNKSVPGAVIPALVLSGILLLSGILFSLYESAAMDGNISLKAYAEIWNGKSFRMSFLYSFSLALISSLLAIAAGLWITRKIAPFMRRPFFKLLAWSPILFPHFVWGYMLLLLLDQTGWIPQVLTEIGFLQQPGQFPVLIRDEWGIGIILTYVTKEIPFVILMLLPLYLSMDGRRKDVITSLGGSRWDVFKTAEWPVVFPVLIETFLILFAFILTAYEVPALLGITFPKMVSVLAFDWFYNGDWSQRPLAYAAMITVTVLIILVTAIFYFLWGRKRRMVPSSSGITVFRKKGSAAVFSIYLLFVFLPIGALIASSVMQRDRNHLLNSEFTWRAWRVIAEDPLLVQSIWTSVGIGTAVVLLNFAAGIPAARALAFRQFKGKTLAETILLAPILIPALLIAMGLHIAFIRLGLANEWSGVVLIQLLPTLPYTIKIFRAGFEQMGQSFEQQAKTLGASGLEIFTSIHLPLLLSSFRSSAFLIFVISLGQFILTSLIGGGSVLTLALVYFPYFEQADTAVMAAFSLLFAIIPIGVWIAFEAVYRIFAPYKGRF; this comes from the coding sequence ATGAAGTGGTTCAAAAATAAATCGGTGCCGGGTGCGGTTATACCGGCTCTTGTTTTATCGGGAATCCTGCTCCTGTCCGGAATTCTTTTTTCACTGTATGAAAGTGCAGCAATGGATGGAAATATAAGTTTAAAAGCCTATGCAGAGATCTGGAATGGGAAAAGCTTTCGAATGTCCTTTTTATACAGTTTTTCACTTGCCTTGATCTCATCGCTGCTCGCCATTGCAGCAGGATTATGGATTACGAGAAAAATAGCCCCGTTTATGAGGCGTCCTTTTTTCAAGCTACTTGCCTGGTCCCCCATTCTTTTTCCCCATTTTGTCTGGGGATACATGCTTTTGCTCCTGCTTGATCAGACGGGCTGGATTCCTCAGGTGCTGACCGAGATTGGTTTTTTGCAGCAGCCCGGGCAATTTCCCGTCCTGATCAGAGACGAATGGGGGATAGGGATAATCCTTACGTACGTCACGAAGGAAATTCCTTTTGTGATTTTGATGCTCCTGCCCCTCTATCTTTCTATGGATGGCAGGAGGAAGGACGTCATTACCTCACTTGGGGGCTCGCGGTGGGACGTTTTTAAAACGGCAGAATGGCCAGTGGTGTTCCCTGTCCTTATTGAGACCTTTCTGATCTTGTTCGCTTTTATCCTGACAGCTTATGAAGTACCGGCACTGCTTGGGATCACATTCCCTAAGATGGTTTCTGTTTTGGCTTTTGACTGGTTTTACAACGGGGATTGGTCACAGCGCCCTTTGGCATATGCGGCGATGATCACCGTCACGGTTTTAATTATATTGGTGACTGCTATTTTCTATTTTTTATGGGGCAGAAAAAGAAGAATGGTACCGTCCAGTTCTGGAATCACCGTTTTTAGGAAAAAAGGCTCCGCCGCTGTTTTCAGCATTTATTTACTTTTCGTATTTCTTCCGATTGGTGCTCTAATTGCTAGCAGTGTGATGCAAAGGGACCGGAATCATCTCTTGAATTCGGAATTTACATGGAGAGCCTGGAGGGTGATTGCAGAGGATCCGCTGCTTGTACAGTCCATATGGACATCAGTCGGTATCGGAACGGCTGTCGTGCTGCTGAACTTTGCAGCAGGCATTCCAGCGGCACGGGCTTTGGCTTTCCGGCAATTTAAAGGAAAGACGCTCGCGGAGACAATTCTTCTTGCTCCAATCCTCATTCCCGCATTGCTAATTGCAATGGGATTGCATATAGCGTTTATCCGCCTCGGTTTGGCAAATGAGTGGAGCGGGGTCGTGCTGATTCAGCTGCTCCCGACCCTGCCGTATACCATTAAAATATTCAGAGCAGGCTTTGAACAAATGGGGCAAAGCTTTGAGCAGCAGGCTAAAACGCTCGGAGCATCAGGGCTGGAGATTTTTACGTCCATCCATCTTCCGCTCCTGCTTTCTTCATTCCGTTCCTCTGCATTCCTGATTTTTGTTATATCGCTTGGCCAGTTTATTTTAACAAGCTTAATAGGCGGAGGGAGTGTATTGACGCTTGCTCTTGTCTATTTTCCTTATTTTGAACAGGCGGATACAGCAGTTATGGCCGCTTTCTCACTGCTGTTTGCCATCATTCCCATCGGAGTTTGGATAGCATTTGAAGCGGTGTACCGGATCTTTGCTCCATATAAAGGGAGGTTTTGA
- a CDS encoding ABC transporter substrate-binding protein, protein MKRLLVLFMIILALAGCSSKADTEKDSQKVLASSWSDIEKEAAGKKVRLFMWGGDPGINAYIDKYVKPAVKEKNNILLERVPMDTSEILQKLETEKRAGQTEGTIDIVWLNGENFKNAKQNNLLLGPITEKLPNYTKYYDTRSLENLYDFGLETKGYEAPWGKVQFVFHYDSSKIMDPPKTIEDLKKWVKANPGQFAYPDPKDFTGNAFIRHLFYESAGGAKGLLDKGYDEKFAKTGSERLWKDLNELEPYLWKKGKLYPNDLTELDKLYANGELAMTMGYNEARAESLIEKGVFPESTRSFVLESGSIGNTHFLAIPANSSNKEAALASINFLLSPEAQIKKLSPEYWGESPALDYSKLSNQQKAEYDEIKRGDSVLKPEQLKDAFLPEIDSRYVNWLKENWTNEVVQK, encoded by the coding sequence ATGAAGCGATTATTGGTCTTATTTATGATTATACTGGCACTAGCCGGCTGCTCTTCCAAGGCCGATACAGAAAAGGACAGCCAAAAAGTTCTTGCATCCAGCTGGTCTGATATTGAAAAAGAGGCTGCGGGGAAAAAAGTGAGGCTCTTCATGTGGGGCGGTGACCCTGGGATCAATGCTTATATAGATAAGTACGTTAAACCGGCGGTCAAAGAAAAAAACAATATCCTTTTAGAAAGAGTTCCAATGGATACCTCTGAAATTCTTCAAAAGCTGGAAACAGAGAAAAGAGCAGGACAGACAGAAGGAACAATCGATATTGTTTGGCTGAATGGAGAGAACTTTAAGAACGCCAAGCAAAACAATCTGCTTCTTGGCCCCATTACTGAAAAACTGCCGAATTACACGAAATACTACGATACAAGATCCCTTGAAAACCTTTATGACTTCGGTCTGGAAACAAAGGGTTATGAAGCACCATGGGGGAAAGTGCAGTTTGTCTTCCATTATGATTCATCTAAAATTATGGATCCGCCTAAAACGATAGAGGATTTAAAGAAATGGGTGAAAGCCAATCCCGGCCAGTTCGCCTACCCTGATCCGAAAGACTTCACAGGAAATGCTTTTATCAGACACTTGTTTTATGAATCAGCAGGCGGGGCAAAGGGTCTTCTCGATAAAGGATATGATGAAAAATTTGCAAAAACAGGCAGTGAACGGCTTTGGAAGGATTTAAATGAGCTGGAGCCCTATCTCTGGAAGAAGGGAAAGCTCTATCCGAATGATCTGACCGAGCTTGATAAGCTCTACGCTAATGGGGAGCTTGCCATGACAATGGGCTATAATGAGGCCCGCGCAGAGAGTCTTATTGAGAAAGGCGTATTCCCTGAATCGACCCGGTCCTTTGTTCTTGAATCAGGCTCGATTGGGAATACGCATTTCCTCGCCATACCAGCCAATAGCTCAAATAAAGAGGCGGCTTTAGCGTCAATTAATTTCCTGCTTTCACCGGAAGCACAAATCAAAAAGCTCTCACCGGAATATTGGGGGGAGAGTCCGGCTTTGGATTATTCAAAGCTATCCAATCAGCAGAAGGCTGAATACGATGAAATTAAGCGGGGAGACAGCGTGTTGAAGCCGGAGCAATTAAAAGATGCTTTCCTTCCGGAGATTGATTCACGGTATGTGAACTGGTTAAAGGAGAACTGGACGAATGAAGTGGTTCAAAAATAA
- the msrB gene encoding peptide-methionine (R)-S-oxide reductase MsrB → MKIWVPIIVIAGIAAVLFVVAPNLGEYFTKRSYGTQPVEAVEADSTKATATFAGGCFWCMEPPFEKLDGVYEVISGYTGGEKKNPSYEEVSSGSTGHVEAVQVVYDPSKISYEELLQVFWRQIDPTDSGGQFVDRGDQYVSAIFYHSEEQKAAAEKSKADLQASKRFDSKLVTEIRSADTFYQAEEYHQDYYKKSSVQYKFYRNNSGRDQFLDEAWGKDREVKIKEKSKAVSSYANFKKPSDAELKKTLSAEQYKVTQKDGTERSFSNAYHDLKDDGIYVDIVSGEPLFSSKDKFDSGTGWPSFTKPLVPGNIVEKEDNGLFMTRTEVRSKYANSHLGHVFDDGPKPTGLRYCMNSAALKFIPKEDLKKKGYEEFADEFK, encoded by the coding sequence ATGAAAATCTGGGTGCCGATTATTGTCATAGCGGGTATTGCAGCTGTTTTGTTTGTAGTTGCCCCAAATTTAGGGGAATATTTTACAAAACGATCCTATGGAACACAGCCTGTTGAAGCTGTGGAGGCCGATTCAACAAAAGCGACAGCAACCTTTGCAGGAGGATGCTTCTGGTGCATGGAACCGCCGTTTGAAAAACTGGACGGCGTTTACGAAGTCATTTCAGGCTACACAGGCGGAGAAAAGAAAAATCCTTCCTATGAAGAGGTTTCCTCAGGCTCCACTGGACATGTTGAAGCGGTGCAGGTTGTTTACGATCCTTCTAAAATTTCCTATGAGGAGCTGCTTCAAGTATTTTGGAGGCAGATCGATCCGACAGACAGCGGCGGTCAATTTGTAGACAGAGGAGATCAGTATGTGTCCGCTATTTTCTATCACAGCGAGGAGCAAAAAGCCGCAGCAGAAAAATCCAAAGCAGATCTGCAGGCATCGAAAAGGTTCGATTCCAAGCTCGTGACTGAAATCAGAAGCGCGGATACGTTTTATCAAGCTGAAGAGTACCATCAGGATTATTATAAAAAGAGCTCGGTTCAATATAAATTTTACAGAAACAATTCAGGACGCGACCAGTTTTTAGATGAAGCCTGGGGGAAAGACCGTGAAGTGAAAATAAAGGAAAAATCAAAAGCTGTCTCAAGCTATGCGAATTTTAAAAAGCCTTCTGATGCAGAGCTGAAAAAAACTCTTTCTGCAGAGCAATACAAGGTGACCCAAAAGGATGGGACGGAGCGGTCGTTCAGCAATGCCTATCATGATTTGAAGGACGACGGAATATATGTAGACATCGTATCTGGTGAACCGCTGTTCAGTTCAAAGGATAAATTCGATTCTGGAACCGGCTGGCCAAGCTTCACCAAGCCGCTTGTTCCCGGAAATATCGTTGAAAAAGAGGATAACGGTCTGTTTATGACAAGGACAGAGGTACGCAGCAAGTACGCTAACTCTCATCTTGGCCACGTTTTTGATGACGGGCCAAAGCCTACAGGACTCCGCTATTGCATGAACTCTGCAGCACTGAAATTTATTCCAAAGGAAGATCTTAAGAAAAAGGGCTATGAAGAATTCGCAGATGAATTTAAGTGA